The DNA segment ATGAACGCGAGTCCGAGCGGCACCGCGGCCTTCGCGTTCTCGTACATCTCGGCGGCGTACTTCTCGGGCGCGATGAAGTTCGACAGCGCGAGTCCCAGCGGCGGGACCATGCCGGCGATCATCACCGCGGCCATCGGCGCGTAGATCTGGTCGGCGACCAGCACGGTGCCGAAGACGTAGGCGACCTTGTTGATCGGGCCGCCCATATCGGTGGCCATCATCGCGCCGAGGATCGCACCCAACAGGAGGGCGTTCGTCCCCTCGAGCCCCGAGAGGAAGTCGGTCAGCGCACTGTCGACGATGGCGATCGGCACGCCGAGCCCGACGATCACGATCGGCGCGAGCACCAGCGTGGTCACGACGGGAATGACGAGCACGGGCATCATCGGTTCGATCATCCCGGGGACGTCGAGCCCCTTCAGCCAGCGTGCGACGTAGCCCGCGAGCAGCCCGGCGACGATCGCGCCTAGGAAGCCCGCGACCGCGCCATCAGCGTTGAATCCGACGAGATCGCCGGCGGCCGCGATGAGCGGCTCCTGCTGGACGGCGTACGAGAGGATGAATCCCGGTGCGAGCCCCGGTCGGTCGGCGATCGCGTACGCGATATACCCCCCGAGGATGGGAATCATGATCGTCAGCCCGAGCACGCCGATCTCGGCGAAGTACCACCCGAGAGTCCCCGTCTGTTCGAACACCGCCTCCGTGTCGCCGATCGCGAACCCGATCGCGAGGAAGATCCCGCCGATCGTCACGAACGGAATCATGAACGAGACCCCGGTCATCAGGTCCTCCTTGACCGAGGTCATGTACGATCGCATTCGTTCTTCGGCCCTGTCTTGGGTTGCCATGGATCTCTGTCACGATAGTTTCTGTACCTACACGAAAGGCTTTTCGATTTTGATCGTTTTTGATCGTTCAGTATCGATTCGAGCCCGGACCCGTCACCGAGGAACGACGGAGACCCGCTCACGCGTCTCGCGGACGTCGCCGAGCGACGGGACGCGCGTTCCGGACACGCCGACGACGCGCGTCGCGACGGCGACGCCGGTCCGGAGCGCCTCCTCGTCCGTCTCCCCACGGGCGAACCCGCCGAGCACGCCCGAGAGGAGCGCGTCGCCCGCGCCCACCGTGTCGACGACCTCGACGTCGAGCGCCGGCGCGTGGACCGCTCGATCGTCGCTCACCAGTATCGCCCCCTCGGATCCCAGCGAGGCGACGACCCGTTCGAACCCCCGATCGCGGAGCGACCGGGCGGCCGCGATCGCCGAGTCGACCGAGTCGACGGACCGACCCGTCGCTTCCTCGAGCTCGACGCGGTTCGGCTTACAGAGCGCGTAGCCCGCCGAGAGCTCGCCGAGGACGTCGCCGCCGAGGTCCACGACGGTCTTCCACTCGCCCGCGGTCGCGATCCGGTCGACCGTCGCCGTGTCGATCCCCGGCGGGAGGCTCCCGGCGACGAGGACCGTCTCCGGGTCGCGTTCGCACAGCGTCCCGAGGAGCGACTCGATCGCGGCCGCGTCGATCGTCGGCCCGGTCTGGTTGATCTTGTACTCGGCGTCGGGCGCGAGCAGCGTCGTGTTCAGTCGTGTCGTCTCGTCGATGTCGACGAAGCTCGCGGGGAGCCCCGCCGACGCCAGTTGCGTCTCGAGGTGCTCGCCGACGAACCCGCCGAGAAAGCCCGTCGCGAGCGTCTCCCGCCCGAGCGCGTCGAGGTACTTCGAGACGTTGATCCCCTTGCCGCCGGCGTCGTAGCGCGTCCGGTCGGTTCTAAGCACCTCCCCGGGCGCCGGCTCCGCGGCCAGGGTGACGGTGTAGTCGACCGCGGGGTTCGGAGTGACGGTGACGATCACGAGCCGGCCTCCACGATCGAGACGTCGGCGTTCTCCGAGGCGTCACGGACGGTCGACGACGATCCGTCCTCCGTGATCAGTCGGTCGATCTCGTCGAGCTCCGCGAACCGGACGAAGCTCCGCTCGCCGAACTTCGACGCGTCCGCCACGACGACCACGCGCTGGGACTTCTCGACCATCAGCGACTTCATCCGGGCCTCGTCCTCGTCGGGCGTCATCAACCCGTCGTCGTCGATCGCGTTCGTGCCGAGAAAGAGCAGGTCGAAGCTCATCCGTTCCATGAACGACTCCGCGCTCGGCCCGACCAGCGCCCGCGAGCGGTGTCTGAGCGTTCCGCCGGTGAGCTTGACCTCACAGCCGACCTCGTCGAGCTCGAGCGCGATCACCGGCGAGTTGGTGACCGCCACGATCGACTCGGGTGCCCGCTTGGCTACCTCGAGGGTGGTCGTCCCCGAGTCGAAGAAGACCACCGTGCCCTCCCGGATCTCCTCCGCGGCGCGTTCCGCGATCGCCACCTTCGCGTCGAGTCGCTGGACCTCGCGCTGGCCGTAGGGTTGTTCGTCGCCGACGGTCGTGACGGGAACCGCACCGCCGTGGGAGCGTTCGAGCAGCGACTGGTCCTCGAGCTCCTGGAGATCGCGCCGGATCGTCGCCTTCGATACGTCGAGCTCCGCGGCGAGCTCCGCCACCGAACGGCCGTCGTGTTCGGTGACGAGCGCCACGATCCGTCGTTTTCGCTGTTCGGGTAACATCGGCCGTGGCGGCGATTGTTTGTGCACGTTTGTAACTGTTTGTGTCGGGACAGGCGGGATCGATCAGGGCGGCCACCGGATCGAACGGGAGACTCGCGGATCGGTCGTTCCAATGAGGACGAGCGTACGCGGAGCGGAGGCGGTTTCGGAGGAAATGCCTGACAAACGAGCGGGGGACGTTCGCCGCGACGGGATCCCGGCAGACGGCGGTCGTTAGGTGCTACAGTCGATCGACGACGGCCGTCGTCACGTCCTCGGTGGTGGCGTCGCCGCCGAGATCGGCGGTCCGTGGCCCGTCGGCGAGCGTCTCGGTCATCGCTCGCTCGACCCGGTCTGCCTCCTCGTCGTAGCCGAGGTGTTCGAGCAGCATCGCCGCCGAGAGGATCGCCGCGCCGGGGTTGGCGACGCCTTCGCCGGCGATGTCGGGGGCGGTGCCGTGGACGGGTTCGAACAGCGCGTTCTCCGCACCGACGTTCGCGCTCGGCAGCAGACCGAGTCCGCCGACCAGCCCCGCGGCGAGATCCGAGAGCACGTCGCCCGCGAGGTTCGGACAGACGACGACGTCGAACTGCCCGGGATCGAGACAGACGTGGGTCGCGAACGCGTCCATCAGCACCTCGTCGGCTTCGATGCCGCGGTCGTCGGCCACCCCGAGGACGGTCTCGCGGAACCGGCCGTCGGTCTCGCGCATCACGTTCGCCTTGTGCGCGACGGTGAAACCCTCGTAGCCCCGTTCCTCGACGTAGTCGCAGGCGAACCCGGCGAGCCGTTCGGAGGCCGACGTCGTCACCACTCGAGTGAGCGTCGAGAGGTCGTCGCTCAGCCGGCTCTCGTGGCCCGCGTAGACGCCCTCGGTGTTCTCGCGGAGGAAGACGACGTCAGTCTCCGGACGAAGCGCGTCGACGCCGGGGTAGGCGCGAGCGGGACGGACGTTGACGAACGAGCCGACCGCACGCCGGAGCGGGATGATCACGTCCGCCGCGCTCTCGCCCGCGGCGCCGAACAGCGTCGCGTCCGCCGAGGCGGCGAGGTCGTACGTCTCCTCCGGGAGGGGGTCGCCGGTCTCTCTCTTCACGCGGTCGCCCGCCTCCGCCTCGGTGAACTCGAACCTCCCGACGGAATCGAGCACCTCGACGGCCGCGGGGACGACCTCCTGGCCGATCCCGTCGCCCGGGATCACGGCGATCTCGTCAGTCATCGCTTCGGACGTACGGCAGCGACTCCGCGGTCTCGCGGACCGCGCTCTCGTTGGCCTTCATCAGCGCCGTCGTGTCCCAGACGCCCTCGACCAGCGCCTTGTGCTGGGCGTCGGCGACGTCGACGTTGACCGCCTTCTCTTCGTCGCCGTCGCCGTAGACGACGAGTTCGCGCTCGACGTCGACGGTGATCTCGGCGTCGGGGTTCTCCTCGACGTACGCCTGGAGCGCGCCGATCTCCTCGGGGCTCGCCGTGACCGTCGGAATGCCGAGTGCCAGGCAGTTGCCCGCGAAGATCGACGCGAACGACTCGCCGACGATCGCGTCGATTCCCCAGCGCTGGAGCGCCTGGGGGGCGTGCTCGCGCGAGGAGCCGCAGCCGAAGTTCGCGTTGACCACCATGACGTTTGCGTCCTGGAAGCGCTCCTCGTTGAACGGGTGGTCCTTCGGGTCGTCCTCGTCGTCGAAGCGCTGATCGAAGAAGGCGAACTCGCCCAGCCCGTCGAAGGTGACGACCTTCATGAACCGGGCGGGGATGATCTGGTCGGTGTCGATGTCGTTGCCCCGGATCGGGATGCCGGTGCCCGAGACCCGATCGACGATCTCCGCGGGGCCGTCGCTCCGGTTCTCGCGCTGGTTCTCGGAGCTCATGCTCGCGCCACCTCCTCCAGCTTCCGCACGTCGGTCACCTCGCCGGTGACGGCGGCTGCGACGACCATACGGGGGTTCATCAGGACCGTTCGGCCGTCCTTCGACCCCTGGCGGCCGACGAAGTTGCGGTTCGACGAGGACGCACACGCCTGGTCGCCCTCCAGTTGGTCCTCGTTCATGCCGAGACACATCGAACAGCCGGCGTTTCGCCACTCGAAGCCGGCCTCGCGGAAGACGTCGGCGAGCCCCTCCTCCTCGGCGGCGCGCTGGACGCGCTGGCTGCCGGGGACGACGAGCGCGCGCACGTCGGGGTGGACTTTTCGGCCCTCGACGAGCCGGGCTCCGTGGCGCAGGTCCGCCAGTCGAGCGTTCGTACACGAGCCGAGGAAGGCGACGTCGATCGGGTAGCCCTCCATCGTGTCGCCGGGCTCGACGCGCATGTGCTCCTGGGCGCGCCGCGCGGTGTCCTGTTTGTCCTCGGGTAGCTCCTCGGGACGGGGGATCGGCTGGGTGATTCCGACGCCCTGGCCGGGCGTGGTCCCCCAGGTGACGACGGGCTCCAGCGAGCTGCCGTCGATCGTGACGACGTCGTCGTACTCGGCGTCCTCGTCGGACCGAACCGACTCCCAGTAGGGTTTCAGCTCCTCGAATTTTTCCTTATTATCGCGGAACTCGTCGGTCCCCTCGAGCCACTCGTAGGTGGTCTCGTCGGGGTTGACGTAGCCCGCGCGGGCACCGCCCTCGATCGACATGTTGCAGATGCTCATGCGACCCTCCATGCCGAGGCTCTCGATCGCCTCGCCGGCGTACTCGTAGACGTAGCCGACGCCGCCCTCCGTACCCAATCTTCGGATTATCTCGAGGATCACGTCCTTCGCCTCGACGCCGTCGCCGAGCTCGCCGGTGACCTCGATCTTTCGCACTTTCTGCTTCTCCATCGCCACGGTACCGGTGGCGAGGACGTCACGGATCTGGGAGGTGCCGATGCCGAACGCGAGCGCGCCGAACGCGCCGTGGGTGCTCGTATGGGAGTCGCCACAGACGATCGTCATCCCCGGCTGGGTGAGCCCCTGCTCGGGGCCGATCACGTGGACGATCCCCTGATCGCCGGTGTCGGGGTGGTCGAACTCGATGCCCGCCTCGCGGACGTTCTCCTCGAGCTCGCGCATCATCTCCTCGGCCGCGTCGTCGCCGTAGGGACGGGACTGATCCGCTGTCGGAACGATGTGGTCCACCGTCGCGTGGGTCAGCTCGGGGTAGGCGACCTCGATGTCGCGCTCGCGCAGCATCCCGAACGCCTGCGGGCTGGTCACCTCGTGGATGAGGTGGAGCCCGACGAACAGCTGGGTCTGTCCCGTCGGCAGTTCCGCGACGGCGTGTCGGTCCCACACCTTGTCGTAGAGGGTTCCTCGACTCATTCCTCACCTACTACCGGTTCGGTTCCGTGTTCCTCGCCCCGTTCGAAGACGCGGTTCGCACCCTCCTCGCTCTCCGGCGGGGTGTGATCCACGTCCTTCATCGTTCCCGAGGCCGGTTCGACCCCGTTCTCCTCCCCACCCGCGTCGACCGCGTTTCGCTCACCGCCGTCGGCGACCACGACGGGCCCGCGCAGGAACAGATCGCCCGCGCTGCGGTCGTCGTAGGGGTGGGTGTGATCGATCTCCCTCATCGTTCGTCTCTCGTTGGCGTCAGTCATCGGCTCTCACTCGCTCCTGTTCGTCCTCAGCGGTCTCTCCTTCCTCCTCGGCCCACGCGAACAGCGCGCGCAGTTCGGCGCCGACCTCCTCGATCTCGTGGTCCTTCTCGGCCTGGCGGAGCTGGGTGTAGCTCGGTCGGCCGGCCTGGTTCTCCGCGATCCACTCGCGGGCGAACGTGCCGTCCTGTACGCCCTGGAGGACCTCCTCCATGTTCTCGCGGGCGTGCTCGTCGACGATCACGTCGCCCTTGGTGAGCCCGCCGTACTCCGCCGTATCGGACACCGAGTCCCACATCTCGCCGAGCCCGCCCTCGTACATCAGGTCGACGATCAGCTTCATCTCGTTGAGACACTCGAAGTACGCCATCTGCGGGCTGTAGCCCGCGTCCACGAGCGTCTCGTAACCCTGTTTGATCAGGCTCGCGATCCCGCCACACAGCACCGCCTGTTCGCCGAAGAGGTCGGTCTCGGTCTCCTCACGGAAGGTGGTCTCGACTACACCCGCGCGCGTACAGCCGATGGCTTGGGCGTACGCGAGCGCCTCCTCTTTCGCCTCGCCGGTCGCGTCCTGATACACCGCGAGCAGCGCGGGCGTCCCCTCGTCGTTCTCGTAGTTCCTCCTGAGGAGATGGCCCGGCGTCTTCGGCGCGATCATCGTCACGTCGACGTCCTCGGAGGGCTGGATCTGGTTGTAGTGGATGTTGAACCCGTGGGCGAACTGGAGCGTGTTGCCGGGTTCGAGCTCCTCTTCGATCTCCTCGTAGACTGCGGGCTGGACGGTGTCTGGCACCAGCACGCTCACGATCTGCGCGCGGGCGGCGGCCTCCTTCGGCGTGGTCACCTCGAGACCGTCCTCCCGGACGGCCTCGCGCGAGGAGGAGTCCTCGCGCAGCCCGACCACGACGTCGATCCCGCTGTCGGCGAGGTTCTGTGCGTGGGCGTGGCCCTGGCTGCCGTAGCCGAGCACGGCTACGGTCTTGTCCTCGATCTGGCTTCGCTGTGCGTCTTCGTCGTAGTAGATGGATGCGTCTTCAGTCATTGTTCGTCGGGGTCTGCCAGCGTTCGTGCATTCGTTCGTAGCGTTCCTCCTCGACATCGGTCGTCCACTCGTCGCCCCGGGCCATCGCGGTCTGGCCGGTGCGCGAGAGCTCGCGGATGCCGAACTGCTGGAACGCGTCGATCGCGTCGTCGATCTTCTGCTCGTCGCCCGTGATCTCGACGGTGATGGTCTGCGGGCCGGCGTCGAGGGTCGTGCCGTCGTACATCTCCGTGACGGCGTGGACCTTGTCGGGGTCGCTGCCGTGGACCTTCACGATCACCAGCTCGCGTCGGACGGCGTCGCGTCCGAGCTCCTGGACCGAGATGACGGGCACCAGCTTCTCGAGCTGTTTCTCGACCTGTCGGATGCCCGGCTCGGGCTCCTCGATCACCAGCGTGATGCGCGAGGTCTCGGGGTTGGTCGTCTCTCCGACCGTCAGGCTCTCGATGTTGAACTGGCGTCGGCTCACCAGCCCGGAGGCCCGCGCGAGCACCCCGGGCTCGTTCTTCACCAGCGCCGAGATCACCGTTCGCCGCGGGTGTCGTTCGGCCTCGACCTCGGGGTCGATCCGCGTCCCCTGGCTGTTTCGACGCCCGCTCGGACGGGGACGCGCCTCCGGCGGCGGTCCTCGAAGTCCGTTGGTTCGCTCGTACTCGCCCTCGATCTCGGTCTCGGTCTCCTGGCTCATAGCTGGTCCTCCGAGAGGGCGAACTGGCCGTTGTCCCCGCCGCTCGGCACCATCGGGTAGACGTTCGACTCGGGGTCGATGTGGAAGTCGATCACCGAGGGTCCGTCGTACTCGAGGGCGGCCTCGACCGTCTCCGCGACCTCGTTGTACTCGGTCACCGAGAAACCGCATGCGCCGAACGCCTCGGCCAGCTTGTCGAACGCCGGCACCCACGGGTACTGCGAGGCGGAGTGACGGCCCTCGAAGAAGGCGTCCTGCCACTGGCGCACCATCCCGACCGAGGAGTTGTTCAACACGGCGACCGTGATGTCGAGGTTCTCGTGGACCGCGACGGCCAGCTCCTGACACGTCATCAGGAAGGAGCCGTCGCCCTCGAAGCAGACGACGTCGCGGTCGGGCGCCGCGAGCTTCGCGCCGATCGCCGACGGCAGGCCGTAGCCCATCGTCCCCAGCCCGTGGGAGGAGACCCACGTCCGGGGGTGGCGGTAGGTCCAGTACTGACACGCCCACATCTGGTGCTGGCCGACGCCCGTCGTGACGATCGTCTCGTCGGGCGTCGCCTCGTCCATCGTCTCGACGACGAACTCCGGACGCAGCAGTTCGTCCTCGGGCGCGGCGTAGTCCATCGGGTACTCCTCCTTCCACGTCTGACACTGCTCGCGCCACTCGCGTGCGTCGGGCGCGTGCTGCAGCTCCGCGTCGAGCTGCTCGAGCACCGTCGCGGCGTCGCCGATCGCGGCGACGTCCGCGGTGATGTTCTTCGAGATCTCCGCGGGGTCGATGTCGACGTGGAGGATCTGTGCGTCGGGCGCGAACGTCTCGACGCCGCCGGTCAGGCGGTCGTCGAACCGACAGCCCACCGCGAGCATCGTATCGCAGTGCGTGATCGCCATGTTGGCGTAGCCGGTACCGTGCATGCCGGCCATCTCCATCGCCAGCTCGTGGTCCTCGGGGAACGACCCGAGCGCGGGCATCGTCGTCACGACGGGGATCTCGTACTCGGTCGCGAACGCCCGAAGCTGCTCGGTTGCATCGCCCTTGATCACGCCGCCGCCGGCGAGGATGACGGGCTTCTCCGCGGCCTCGAGCGTTCGCGCGGCGGCCTCGATCGCCTCGTCGTCGGCCTCCATCTGCGGGTCGTACGTGTCGGGCGTTCGTGCTTCACCCGGGGCGCGGTCGGTTGCGCCGTTGGTGACGTCCTTCGGCAGGTCCACGACCGTCGGTCCCGGCCGACCGGTTCCTGAGAGCGCGAACGCCTCGCCGACGGTGTCGCCGACGGTGTCGGAGTCGGTCGCGAAGTAGTTCGTCTTCGTGATCGGCGCGGTGATCCCCGTCGTATCGGTCTCCTGGAACGCGTCGTTGCCGACGAACGCCGTCGGCACCTGGCCAGTGAGCGCGATCATCGGATCGGAGTCCATCGAGGCGTCGGCGATGCCGGTAACGAGGTTCGTCGCGCCCGGTCCGGAGGTCGCAAAGCAGACGCCCGGCTCGCCGCTGACGATCCCGTAGGCGTCGGCCGCGTGGGCCGCGCCCTGTTCGTGGGCCATCGTCACGTGGTGGATGTCGGAGTCGTAGAGCGCGTCGTAGACGGGCATGATCGCCCCGCCCTGGACGCCGAAACACGTCTCGACGCCGGCGCCCTCGAGCGCGGCGATGACCGACTCGGCGCCGGTCTCGACGGTTCGCTCCGCGTCGTCGGTCTCCTCGACCGGGGCGGTGACTCTCTCGCTCATCGTTGGGTCGCTCCGTGGTTGGTTTGCGTGCGATGCTGCGGTCGGTTCGGGGTGTAATCGGGAACGTACATGGGTAGCGCGCGTGCTGTGGTTCGGGAGAACGGTGCGATCGGATCGG comes from the Halalkalicoccus sp. CG83 genome and includes:
- the leuC gene encoding 3-isopropylmalate dehydratase large subunit; translated protein: MSRGTLYDKVWDRHAVAELPTGQTQLFVGLHLIHEVTSPQAFGMLRERDIEVAYPELTHATVDHIVPTADQSRPYGDDAAEEMMRELEENVREAGIEFDHPDTGDQGIVHVIGPEQGLTQPGMTIVCGDSHTSTHGAFGALAFGIGTSQIRDVLATGTVAMEKQKVRKIEVTGELGDGVEAKDVILEIIRRLGTEGGVGYVYEYAGEAIESLGMEGRMSICNMSIEGGARAGYVNPDETTYEWLEGTDEFRDNKEKFEELKPYWESVRSDEDAEYDDVVTIDGSSLEPVVTWGTTPGQGVGITQPIPRPEELPEDKQDTARRAQEHMRVEPGDTMEGYPIDVAFLGSCTNARLADLRHGARLVEGRKVHPDVRALVVPGSQRVQRAAEEEGLADVFREAGFEWRNAGCSMCLGMNEDQLEGDQACASSSNRNFVGRQGSKDGRTVLMNPRMVVAAAVTGEVTDVRKLEEVARA
- the pfkB gene encoding 1-phosphofructokinase, with the translated sequence MIVTVTPNPAVDYTVTLAAEPAPGEVLRTDRTRYDAGGKGINVSKYLDALGRETLATGFLGGFVGEHLETQLASAGLPASFVDIDETTRLNTTLLAPDAEYKINQTGPTIDAAAIESLLGTLCERDPETVLVAGSLPPGIDTATVDRIATAGEWKTVVDLGGDVLGELSAGYALCKPNRVELEEATGRSVDSVDSAIAAARSLRDRGFERVVASLGSEGAILVSDDRAVHAPALDVEVVDTVGAGDALLSGVLGGFARGETDEEALRTGVAVATRVVGVSGTRVPSLGDVRETRERVSVVPR
- a CDS encoding PTS fructose transporter subunit IIC, whose amino-acid sequence is MATQDRAEERMRSYMTSVKEDLMTGVSFMIPFVTIGGIFLAIGFAIGDTEAVFEQTGTLGWYFAEIGVLGLTIMIPILGGYIAYAIADRPGLAPGFILSYAVQQEPLIAAAGDLVGFNADGAVAGFLGAIVAGLLAGYVARWLKGLDVPGMIEPMMPVLVIPVVTTLVLAPIVIVGLGVPIAIVDSALTDFLSGLEGTNALLLGAILGAMMATDMGGPINKVAYVFGTVLVADQIYAPMAAVMIAGMVPPLGLALSNFIAPEKYAAEMYENAKAAVPLGLAFITEGAIPYAAADPLRVIPSAIAGSAVAGATAMALGVTMPAPHGGIFVVLLSNSALLFLGCIALGTVVTATVATLIKPDFEDRIANEPQSAD
- the ilvB gene encoding biosynthetic-type acetolactate synthase large subunit, which gives rise to MSERVTAPVEETDDAERTVETGAESVIAALEGAGVETCFGVQGGAIMPVYDALYDSDIHHVTMAHEQGAAHAADAYGIVSGEPGVCFATSGPGATNLVTGIADASMDSDPMIALTGQVPTAFVGNDAFQETDTTGITAPITKTNYFATDSDTVGDTVGEAFALSGTGRPGPTVVDLPKDVTNGATDRAPGEARTPDTYDPQMEADDEAIEAAARTLEAAEKPVILAGGGVIKGDATEQLRAFATEYEIPVVTTMPALGSFPEDHELAMEMAGMHGTGYANMAITHCDTMLAVGCRFDDRLTGGVETFAPDAQILHVDIDPAEISKNITADVAAIGDAATVLEQLDAELQHAPDAREWREQCQTWKEEYPMDYAAPEDELLRPEFVVETMDEATPDETIVTTGVGQHQMWACQYWTYRHPRTWVSSHGLGTMGYGLPSAIGAKLAAPDRDVVCFEGDGSFLMTCQELAVAVHENLDITVAVLNNSSVGMVRQWQDAFFEGRHSASQYPWVPAFDKLAEAFGACGFSVTEYNEVAETVEAALEYDGPSVIDFHIDPESNVYPMVPSGGDNGQFALSEDQL
- the ilvC gene encoding ketol-acid reductoisomerase, whose product is MTEDASIYYDEDAQRSQIEDKTVAVLGYGSQGHAHAQNLADSGIDVVVGLREDSSSREAVREDGLEVTTPKEAAARAQIVSVLVPDTVQPAVYEEIEEELEPGNTLQFAHGFNIHYNQIQPSEDVDVTMIAPKTPGHLLRRNYENDEGTPALLAVYQDATGEAKEEALAYAQAIGCTRAGVVETTFREETETDLFGEQAVLCGGIASLIKQGYETLVDAGYSPQMAYFECLNEMKLIVDLMYEGGLGEMWDSVSDTAEYGGLTKGDVIVDEHARENMEEVLQGVQDGTFAREWIAENQAGRPSYTQLRQAEKDHEIEEVGAELRALFAWAEEEGETAEDEQERVRADD
- the ilvN gene encoding acetolactate synthase small subunit, yielding MSQETETEIEGEYERTNGLRGPPPEARPRPSGRRNSQGTRIDPEVEAERHPRRTVISALVKNEPGVLARASGLVSRRQFNIESLTVGETTNPETSRITLVIEEPEPGIRQVEKQLEKLVPVISVQELGRDAVRRELVIVKVHGSDPDKVHAVTEMYDGTTLDAGPQTITVEITGDEQKIDDAIDAFQQFGIRELSRTGQTAMARGDEWTTDVEEERYERMHERWQTPTNND
- a CDS encoding isocitrate/isopropylmalate dehydrogenase family protein, whose protein sequence is MTDEIAVIPGDGIGQEVVPAAVEVLDSVGRFEFTEAEAGDRVKRETGDPLPEETYDLAASADATLFGAAGESAADVIIPLRRAVGSFVNVRPARAYPGVDALRPETDVVFLRENTEGVYAGHESRLSDDLSTLTRVVTTSASERLAGFACDYVEERGYEGFTVAHKANVMRETDGRFRETVLGVADDRGIEADEVLMDAFATHVCLDPGQFDVVVCPNLAGDVLSDLAAGLVGGLGLLPSANVGAENALFEPVHGTAPDIAGEGVANPGAAILSAAMLLEHLGYDEEADRVERAMTETLADGPRTADLGGDATTEDVTTAVVDRL
- the leuD gene encoding 3-isopropylmalate dehydratase small subunit, which codes for MSSENQRENRSDGPAEIVDRVSGTGIPIRGNDIDTDQIIPARFMKVVTFDGLGEFAFFDQRFDDEDDPKDHPFNEERFQDANVMVVNANFGCGSSREHAPQALQRWGIDAIVGESFASIFAGNCLALGIPTVTASPEEIGALQAYVEENPDAEITVDVERELVVYGDGDEEKAVNVDVADAQHKALVEGVWDTTALMKANESAVRETAESLPYVRSDD
- the glpR gene encoding HTH-type transcriptional regulator GlpR; translation: MLPEQRKRRIVALVTEHDGRSVAELAAELDVSKATIRRDLQELEDQSLLERSHGGAVPVTTVGDEQPYGQREVQRLDAKVAIAERAAEEIREGTVVFFDSGTTTLEVAKRAPESIVAVTNSPVIALELDEVGCEVKLTGGTLRHRSRALVGPSAESFMERMSFDLLFLGTNAIDDDGLMTPDEDEARMKSLMVEKSQRVVVVADASKFGERSFVRFAELDEIDRLITEDGSSSTVRDASENADVSIVEAGS